Genomic segment of Candidatus Poribacteria bacterium:
TCTGAATCGCGGATTACACGGATGACGCGGATTTTAAGACATCCTCCTATCAAATCATAGTTTCTCTATCGGGGTTGGAAACCTTCCTAACGTCAGTTTGATTAAACATTTCGGTTGTGTTGCAATCTCCATCTTGAAGGTTTGGGCACGCCAAAGGCAAGGATTGTAGCACAAACTTTGTGTGTGGCATATCTGGCGCAAACTGGAAAGTTTGCGCTACATTTATCAAGTTCACGTTTCCTACAAAAGTTTGGAAGTCATTGGTGTCAGAGACCTTACACACCCGAAATAATTCTTGCATTTCGCGACACTTGGTGCTATCATTTAAAATACGCAAACCAATCGCCAATTAACCGCTTGATGCAAGGTTTGTTTTCAAAGGATCCGGTATGAGAGGGCGCGAACAAGAGCATGAGGTAAAACCTATAATTTGGGTGCGTTCATTGCATAAGGATTTGGAAATCGCTCAAGACTTAGCGGAAGGCGGATAAACGATGGCAGACTATACCCCCAGTTCAGGAAACGTTTTTGAGGATTTAGAGCTTCCGGCTCCCGAGGAGAGGTTGGAAAAAGTGAAGTTGGCATATAAGATTAATCGTTTAATTACCACCCGAGGCATGACGCAAAAGGCAGCGGCTGATTTTTTGCGGAT
This window contains:
- a CDS encoding helix-turn-helix transcriptional regulator; this encodes MADYTPSSGNVFEDLELPAPEERLEKVKLAYKINRLITTRGMTQKAAADFLRIRRSKMSDLRNGRLQDFTINYLSFLLEKLEDHIECPPEVIPEELS